The genomic segment ACTCAAATTTTTAATTGCATTGTCTCCTTCTTCGAAAACAAACTCAATAGTATTTTTAGGATTGGATACTTTTTCTTTTACAGTATTTATTTGAAAAGATTTAAGAGGTTTGTTAGAATAAGATACTAAGGTTTCCATAAACCTATTTGTCGATAAGTTTACATTATTTAATAACCCTAAAGAGATCTCTTCCTTGGCTTCTAATAGATTTTCTTCTGAAACAATTAAGATGGTTCCATTAAATTCTTTTAAGATTAAATCGATAAGATTATCTCCAAAAAAAGAGAATACTTTAGATTTTCTTTTGCCTAAAAGAACAATATCTGGCTTGGTTTCTTTTAGATGATTTGTAATCTCATCTTTTAAATTTCCAAAAGAAATTTTATGACTTATTTTAAAATCTTTTTCATTAGAAATAGTATCTATTATTTTTTTAATTTGATTGTCTGTTTCTATAAACTTTTTATTAATAGACCTCATTGCAGAAAGCTGACTTTCTTTTTCCACAACATCTGTGGGTTTTTTTACACAAAAAAAGTCGATTTCTGCTTGAACTACATTTGCTAAATCCACTCCTTTTTTTAGAATTTCTGATGTCGAATTATCGACATCAGAAAGTACTAATATTTTACATTTATTATTCATAATTGGTTGGTTTAAGCAGATTTTTTAGGTCTTAAGTTAAAGAACTCGATATAACTTGGAGGGTTTTCTACAACACCTCTTTCAGAAATCAATTGAATATCTATATTTCTTTCTTTCGCCTTAATTGTAAAATCTTCTAAAATTTCGATTATATCGTTATCTAAATACCTTGTTTTTCTAACATCTAATTCTAAGAAAGTATCTTTTGGTAGGCTGTCTAATTCTTTTAAAATAGCACCTTTATTAAAGAAAGTTACTTCTTCTGCAAGCGTCATTTTAATTCTATGTTTTCCATTACTTTTATCTTCGATATGTAAAAAGTGAGAATTTTGGAAACTTTTAATTAATATTACTACAATACCAACAGCTAAACCTAAACCAATACCTACTAATAAATCTGTAAAAACAATACCAATAACAGTTACAAAAAACGGAACCCATTGTTTCCACCCTAATTGGACCATTTCTTTAAATACAGATGGTTTTGCTAGCTTATAACCTACAATTAATAAGATTGCTGCTAATACAGACAATGGAATTTTATTTAATAAAGTAGGAATTAAAATTACAGAAATCAATAATAAAAAACCATGAATTATTGCAGACAATTTTGTTCTACCTCCAGACTGTATATTTGCAGAACTTCTTACAATTACCTGTGTAATTGGTAAACCTCCAATTAAGCCAGAAATAACATTTCCTGTTCCTTGTGCTAATAACTCTCTATTTGTTGGAGTTACATTTTTGTGTGGGTCTAATTTGTCTGTGGCTTCTACACACAGTAACGTTTCTAAACTTGCTACTAAGGCAATTGTAAATGCTGTAACCCAAATTTGTGGGTTTGTAATGGCATTAAAATTAGGAAAACTAAATTGCCCTATAAAAGAATCGAAACTATCTGGTACTGGAACACTTACTAAATGCTCTGAATTAATGCCGTATTTAGAATTTTCGGTTGTTGCAAAATAATAAATAATACCTGCAGCAACTGCTACTAAAGGACCTTGTATTATTTGAAAAATTTTTCCTTTTTTAGATAAAACATTACTCCACAGTAA from the Polaribacter cellanae genome contains:
- a CDS encoding universal stress protein, translating into MNNKCKILVLSDVDNSTSEILKKGVDLANVVQAEIDFFCVKKPTDVVEKESQLSAMRSINKKFIETDNQIKKIIDTISNEKDFKISHKISFGNLKDEITNHLKETKPDIVLLGKRKSKVFSFFGDNLIDLILKEFNGTILIVSEENLLEAKEEISLGLLNNVNLSTNRFMETLVSYSNKPLKSFQINTVKEKVSNPKNTIEFVFEEGDNAIKNLSNYLSKNKIDLLFLNREKETNSKIGSLVNSLNCSLMVSN
- a CDS encoding SulP family inorganic anion transporter encodes the protein MFKHIKSDLPASIVVFFVALPLCLGIALASGAPLFSGLIAGIVGGIVVGSLSGSKIGVSGPAAGLAAIVLTAIGTLGGYENFLVAVVLGGIIQVVFGILKAGIIGYYFPSSVIKGMLTGIGIIIILKQIPHFFGYDSEPEGADSFIEVSGENTFSAILNITDNITLGSTIIGFIGLGILLLWSNVLSKKGKIFQIIQGPLVAVAAGIIYYFATTENSKYGINSEHLVSVPVPDSFDSFIGQFSFPNFNAITNPQIWVTAFTIALVASLETLLCVEATDKLDPHKNVTPTNRELLAQGTGNVISGLIGGLPITQVIVRSSANIQSGGRTKLSAIIHGFLLLISVILIPTLLNKIPLSVLAAILLIVGYKLAKPSVFKEMVQLGWKQWVPFFVTVIGIVFTDLLVGIGLGLAVGIVVILIKSFQNSHFLHIEDKSNGKHRIKMTLAEEVTFFNKGAILKELDSLPKDTFLELDVRKTRYLDNDIIEILEDFTIKAKERNIDIQLISERGVVENPPSYIEFFNLRPKKSA